The region ACAATCACTCAGTACAAGTGGGATTTTGATGGAGATGGTGAGATTGATAAGACCACGAGTACAGGTGATACCACGTATACTTATGAGAATCCAAGTACCTACAATGCTACCTGTACAGTGGTAGATGATAATGGTGCGGAGAGTCAATCAAAGGCTTTAACTATTACTGTTAAATACTTTGAAAACCTATCCCTTGTTGATTGGATGGATGACGATGGCAGCGAAAGTGACAGTAGTAACGAGAGTAGTGGAGGAGGAGGGTGTTCTATAAATCCTAATGCTAATTTTGATCCTGGATTTTTGTTTATTTTATTGGTATCGGGGTTTAGAAAACTTTTTCGGAAGAAAAGAAAATGTTAGAAAAATGAGAGAAAAAACTTGATTTGTTTCGCGATTCCGTTCCTCTTTTCCTTCTTTGTGCTAATTATTTCCTTTTTGTCTTCTCTTCCATAATCAATCTTAGCCCCACCCATGGTCTTTTAAAACCTTGGTATTCTCTGAATATATCTTCACGGTCTGAATCGTAATTTCCTCCAATGTAAAGTATTTCTCCATCTTCTGTGCAGTATTCCGATACGTTGCCACAAAGATAGTAAAAGCCCCAAGAATCAGGAGTTCCTTCCTTCGTAGGTACTGGAAAACCTCTTGAAAAGTTCACGCTACATCCCTCTTGAAGGCAACTACACGTAATTCCTTCTTCGCTTTCTCTCTGGGCAACTTTTTTAAGTTCTTCACATTTTGGAAGTCGGAAAAGATACTTCCCTCCAAACCTTTCATTTAAGGAGGAAAGAATTTTCTCTATAGCCGTCCTATCAAGGCATGTTACAGGAAGGGATGAAACCTTTTCTCCGTAAATACTTTTTAGTCTTTCCAAAAAGTTTCTTAGACATTTGTTTTCAAGATCAATCCCTAAGGATTTTAATACATTGTAGTTTAATTCTTCCGATAATAAATACCTGTGATCTCCAATAGGAATGAAAACCAGTTTTTCTTTACCTAAGGAAAGAACAATTTTCTTGCTGGTAAACGGTCTAAAACCGAAAATTGAAGCCAACCCTATTTTGCCATTCTTAGTGTAGAAAGGAATTAACTTGATGTAGGTTATAACTACGGGAAGTTCTTCTTCTTTCTTTGTCTTTGAGAAGGTTTCTCTTGTAATTACTTTGCTTTCCTTAAAAGTTATTTGTAAGTTCTTTATTTCCTTAATAAGACTATCGAGGAAATTTCTGTATGCCAAGTCTACCGATAAGAATTCACCTTTTTGAGGGGTGGGAATGAAGAATTTTTCTTTTCTCTTTTCGTTTTCTACTTCTTTTTCCATATTCTCTATTAGACATCCTACAGTATCACATTGAGGAAATGAGACAAGCAGTTTTTCTATTCTTTTTGTTTGATAGCTACTTTCCCTTCTTATCTGTAGAATTTTTTCCCTATACTCCTTAAGCTTTTCTTCATATTCTTTGCAGTAAGGATTATCAAGTAGTGTCTTATCATTTATGTTAAATAGAATTCCTTTCCCTTTTACTTTATCTAAAAAGGTTTCTATGGAATCTTTCCCGCTGACTATTACGCTAAATGTATCTAAATCTTCTCTTTTCTCTCTTTCTCCGAGAATTAAACTTTTGTTTTCTCTTTTAAAAGGATAAAAGTAATAGACCGTTCCTGTTATTATCTTTTGGGAGGACTCGTCAAAAAATGGCTTGATTAGTATTCTCTGCTTTAGTGTTGCCGTTCCAAACTTGTAGTTTTTTATAAAAAACTGGTAATTCCTACTTCTGTTTTCTAATGTTAGTTTAACTTTTTTCTCTATGTTCTCAACTCCTAAGGTTTCTACTATTTTGCTTACGTCTAACTTGGGTAGTATTTCAGTCGGATTGTCTTCTGTTCTTAGGTAAGTAAGAACACATACCGGTAAATAGAAATCTTCCTCTTCTTTAAATAGTGCTTGGCTGATGTATTTGTCTATGTTCTCCAGTTTTGCATCCTCAGGAATGTCATAGGTAGCGATTAGGACTTTTAATTTTCGTAAGTTTTTCTTGTACTTTTCAATGTCGGTATCTTTTGTCTTTCTGAACCTTTCCAGCTGTGAGATTGCTTCTTCTTCAGAAACCCTTTTTTCTTCCTTTAAAATATTTAAAATCTTTTCAGATTTAAGAAGTTTGGTTGCTTCTTCAATTGAAAGTCCTCCCGGAAACTTCACTTCAAAACCGAAAACTTTAAAGGAAGTTATGAAGGTTAAAACTATAATCGTTAATACTAACCTCATAGTTCTTCCTTTAGTTTACGTATTTTTTCTTTATAACTTGGATAGAAATGGTCAATAGATACATTGTGAATTTCCTTCTTTAACTCTCTTAAATCTTCGTCGTAAAGTTTGTCTAACATTTTCTTTTCGATTAACTCAGAAATTGGAGGAAGGTATTCAAATGAATAAGGATAGGAACTCTTTTCCATCGGCTTCCAGAAAAAGAATACGTTTTTATACTTTTTCTCTTTAAGCTTTCTCTTATCC is a window of Desulfurobacteriaceae bacterium DNA encoding:
- a CDS encoding PKD domain-containing protein, which gives rise to MSTSPPEIVSFSATPISGDPPLSVTFTCEATDLDGTITQYKWDFDGDGEIDKTTSTGDTTYTYENPSTYNATCTVVDDNGAESQSKALTITVKYFENLSLVDWMDDDGSESDSSNESSGGGGCSINPNANFDPGFLFILLVSGFRKLFRKKRKC